A single window of Streptomyces aquilus DNA harbors:
- a CDS encoding toll/interleukin-1 receptor domain-containing protein, whose protein sequence is MSDWHASNSGDWTPIGGRMLAGHGGGVGPYAASYVIDLEPGPVLNGSVSAEIRLTSRRATGAGLICRANKDWTFVAFYTTPHDPAADTTVARLSVFQEGMLTAVAQLDEPVLLDRGYNRFTLEFYSGQVRGEIRAGERTYEITASCAHVPFPGYTGLIKFYGAGVLARSWATERTRIPFVTADARRKEGQMFEYDVFLCHASQTAKEVEGIAKLLADRGISYWLDKEQITFGDRVSEKIEEGLRGSHYVLPCISKHISGSGWTRAEYGGILNAELSGDSTRIVIPLLLTDSEPADIPLLFRDKLWVSSTNKVEFDRFIDFLLSN, encoded by the coding sequence GTGAGCGACTGGCACGCATCGAATAGCGGCGACTGGACCCCCATCGGCGGCAGAATGCTCGCCGGCCACGGCGGCGGCGTCGGTCCATACGCGGCCTCGTACGTGATCGACCTGGAGCCCGGACCGGTGCTCAACGGCTCCGTCTCCGCCGAGATCCGGCTGACCTCCCGTCGGGCGACCGGCGCCGGGCTGATCTGCCGGGCCAACAAGGACTGGACGTTCGTCGCCTTCTACACGACCCCGCACGACCCGGCGGCCGACACCACCGTCGCCCGGCTGTCCGTGTTCCAGGAGGGCATGCTGACAGCGGTCGCCCAGCTCGACGAACCGGTGCTCCTGGACCGCGGGTACAACCGGTTCACTCTGGAGTTCTACTCCGGCCAGGTGCGCGGCGAGATACGCGCAGGCGAGCGGACGTACGAGATCACCGCGTCCTGCGCCCATGTGCCCTTCCCCGGTTACACGGGCTTGATCAAGTTCTACGGCGCCGGTGTCCTGGCCAGGTCCTGGGCGACGGAGCGGACCCGGATTCCGTTCGTCACGGCGGACGCCCGACGAAAGGAAGGGCAGATGTTCGAGTACGACGTGTTTCTGTGCCATGCCTCGCAGACCGCGAAGGAAGTGGAAGGCATCGCCAAGCTGCTCGCCGACCGGGGTATCAGCTACTGGCTGGACAAGGAACAGATCACCTTCGGTGACCGTGTCTCGGAGAAGATCGAAGAAGGGCTGCGCGGCAGCCATTACGTCCTGCCCTGCATCAGCAAGCACATCAGCGGGAGCGGCTGGACCCGCGCCGAGTACGGCGGGATCCTCAATGCCGAACTGAGTGGTGACTCCACCCGCATAGTCATCCCGCTGCTGCTGACCGACAGTGAACCGGCCGACATTCCACTGCTCTTCCGGGACAAGCTGTGGGTCTCCAGCACCAACAAAGTGGAGTTCGACCGGTTCATCGACTTCCTGCTCAGCAACTGA